In Marinobacter sp. es.048, the following proteins share a genomic window:
- the metX gene encoding homoserine O-succinyltransferase MetX, which translates to MSDTLPADSVGIVTPQTYHFDAPIDLACGQSLENYDLVVETYGTLNADASNAVLICHALSGHHHAAGYHSAEDRKPGWWDSCIGPGKPIDTNRFFVVSLNNLGGCHGSTGPNSVNPETGKPFGPEFPVITVGDWVKSQALLADRLGIQCWAAVVGGSLGGMQALQWSLDYPDRLRHAVVIASTPRLTAQNIAFNEVARQAITSDREFYDGRYYDFETVPRRGLMLARMVGHITYLSDASMGEKFGRELRDQAYKFGYDAEFQVESYLRYQGERFSESFDANTYLLMTRALDYFDPAYEFGGDLSKALAAASCEYLVLSFSTDWRFTPARSEEMVNAMIGARRKVSYAEVDAPWGHDAFLIPTPRYTDIFNAYMDRVAREVGA; encoded by the coding sequence ATGTCTGATACCCTGCCTGCGGATTCTGTCGGGATTGTTACCCCGCAGACCTATCATTTCGACGCTCCCATCGACCTGGCCTGCGGCCAGTCCCTGGAAAACTATGACCTGGTGGTGGAAACCTACGGCACCCTGAATGCCGACGCCAGCAACGCCGTTCTTATCTGCCACGCCTTGAGCGGTCACCACCACGCGGCCGGTTACCATTCTGCCGAAGACCGCAAGCCCGGCTGGTGGGATAGCTGTATCGGCCCAGGAAAGCCCATTGATACCAACCGGTTCTTCGTTGTCAGCCTGAACAATCTAGGCGGCTGCCACGGCAGTACCGGCCCCAACAGCGTCAACCCCGAAACCGGAAAACCCTTCGGCCCGGAGTTCCCGGTCATCACCGTCGGCGACTGGGTCAAGAGTCAGGCGCTGCTGGCAGACCGGCTCGGCATTCAATGCTGGGCAGCCGTTGTTGGCGGCTCCCTGGGCGGCATGCAGGCCCTGCAGTGGAGCCTCGACTACCCCGATCGCCTGCGACATGCGGTGGTGATTGCGTCCACTCCCCGATTGACCGCCCAGAACATTGCCTTCAATGAAGTAGCACGCCAGGCCATCACCTCCGATCGGGAGTTTTACGACGGTCGCTATTACGACTTTGAAACCGTTCCCAGGCGTGGCCTTATGCTGGCACGGATGGTCGGCCACATCACGTATCTGTCGGATGCCTCCATGGGTGAGAAGTTTGGCCGCGAACTCCGTGACCAGGCCTACAAGTTTGGTTATGACGCGGAATTCCAGGTTGAGAGCTACCTTCGTTACCAGGGCGAGCGCTTTTCAGAGTCTTTCGACGCCAATACCTATCTGCTGATGACCCGCGCCCTGGACTACTTTGATCCGGCCTACGAGTTTGGCGGTGACCTTTCCAAAGCACTGGCGGCAGCCAGTTGCGAATACCTCGTGCTGTCGTTCAGCACCGACTGGCGCTTCACGCCAGCCCGTTCCGAAGAAATGGTCAACGCCATGATTGGCGCGCGGAGGAAGGTCAGCTACGCAGAGGTGGACGCGCCCTGGGGACACGACGCATTTCTGATTCCGACCCCGCGATACACTGACATCTTTAACGCCTACATGGACCGGGTAGCACGGGAGGTCGGCGCATGA
- the hemW gene encoding radical SAM family heme chaperone HemW: MSDTRPGERQRPTTVRPPLSLYIHVPWCVRKCPYCDFNSHAFTGTIPESAYLRALLEDLDQDLTFAADRPIETVFIGGGTPSLMSGEFYHRLFRELRARLTFAPDAEITLEANPGTLEAGRFEAFRKAGINRLSIGVQSFNPDHLKALGRIHDSDAAHRAIQAARHAGFDNLNIDLMHGLPGQTPQQACEDIQTALDYEPPHLSWYQLTLEPNTEFYSRPPDLPDDDHLWDIYRRGSELLHHRDYQDYEVSAWSLDGKASRHNLNYWTFGDYLALGAGAHGKISLADGSIRRYWKTRQPEAYLNRIGSRTAGSDVIAAEDLPLEFLMNALRLKEGVDESLFSERTGLPLTTVGVKLEQLRNEKLLVSDRLQATDLGQRYLNSLLERFL, encoded by the coding sequence TTGAGTGATACCAGGCCCGGGGAACGTCAGCGGCCAACGACGGTTCGACCGCCGCTAAGCCTATACATCCACGTGCCATGGTGCGTGCGAAAGTGCCCCTACTGTGATTTCAACTCTCACGCTTTCACCGGTACTATCCCCGAATCCGCCTATCTGCGGGCTCTACTCGAAGATCTCGACCAGGATCTGACCTTTGCCGCCGACCGACCGATAGAAACCGTGTTCATCGGAGGTGGCACCCCTTCCCTGATGAGCGGCGAATTCTACCATCGGCTATTCCGGGAATTACGGGCAAGGCTCACCTTTGCGCCGGATGCCGAGATCACCCTGGAAGCCAACCCGGGCACGCTTGAGGCCGGCCGTTTCGAGGCCTTCCGGAAGGCAGGCATCAACCGCCTGTCCATCGGTGTGCAGAGCTTCAATCCCGACCACCTGAAAGCACTGGGCCGAATTCATGACTCGGATGCCGCCCACAGGGCCATCCAGGCCGCTCGCCATGCCGGCTTCGACAACCTCAATATCGACCTGATGCACGGCCTGCCAGGCCAGACTCCGCAGCAGGCTTGCGAGGACATCCAGACTGCCCTGGACTATGAACCGCCCCATCTGTCCTGGTATCAATTGACCCTGGAACCCAATACCGAGTTTTACAGCCGACCTCCAGACCTGCCAGACGACGATCATCTCTGGGACATCTATCGCCGGGGGTCTGAATTACTGCATCATCGGGACTACCAGGATTACGAAGTCTCGGCCTGGAGCCTTGACGGAAAGGCCTCCCGCCATAATCTGAACTACTGGACTTTCGGGGACTATCTGGCACTGGGGGCTGGCGCGCATGGCAAGATCAGTCTGGCCGACGGCAGCATCAGACGATACTGGAAGACCCGGCAGCCCGAAGCTTACCTGAACCGTATCGGGAGCCGGACGGCCGGCTCTGATGTGATCGCGGCGGAAGACCTGCCTCTGGAGTTCCTGATGAACGCCCTCAGACTTAAGGAAGGAGTGGATGAAAGCCTTTTTTCTGAACGAACGGGTTTACCCCTGACAACAGTTGGGGTAAAACTTGAACAACTGCGGAATGAAAAGCTGCTGGTAAGTGATCGACTCCAGGCAACCGACCTGGGCCAGAGATACCTTAACAGCCTGTTGGAGCGTTTTCTGTAA
- a CDS encoding DUF4426 domain-containing protein produces the protein MITKTFSTFRNLLVIALIGLFSLQAQAGSQDFGDYKVLWSVLPSTFLAPEVAKANNLQRSKGIGIVNISIMEENEDGSMSPVSGQVEGKVSNDVQQVRFLAFRRIQEGDSVYFIAEYQYSSGELMTFNITARPTGHQQDLAVRFAHTLFSD, from the coding sequence ATGATCACGAAAACCTTTTCCACATTCCGCAACCTGCTGGTCATCGCGCTGATCGGTCTGTTCAGCCTACAGGCACAGGCCGGCTCGCAGGACTTCGGCGATTACAAGGTACTCTGGAGCGTTCTGCCCAGCACCTTCCTGGCACCGGAAGTAGCCAAAGCCAATAATCTTCAGCGGAGCAAGGGCATCGGCATCGTCAATATTTCCATCATGGAGGAAAACGAAGACGGCTCCATGTCTCCGGTGAGTGGCCAGGTGGAAGGCAAGGTCTCCAACGATGTCCAACAGGTGCGCTTTCTGGCGTTTCGCCGGATTCAGGAAGGTGACTCCGTGTACTTTATTGCCGAGTATCAGTATTCCTCTGGAGAGCTGATGACCTTCAATATTACCGCACGCCCTACCGGACACCAGCAGGACCTGGCGGTACGGTTTGCTCATACACTGTTCAGCGATTAA
- the trmB gene encoding tRNA (guanosine(46)-N7)-methyltransferase TrmB codes for MTDQKEPQDPKDAADSPVTTRRGVRSFVLRQGRMTEGQKKAFERSWPKYGLTREDGMIDPREVFGRDNMLNLEIGFGMGRSLAEMAEAAPEQDFIGVEVHQPGVGALLKEIEDRGLENVRIYSIDANDVIDLCLPDACLDRMMVFFPDPWHKKKHHKRRLIQHEFVQRVRHKLRVGGILHLATDWENYAEHMLEVMSESEGFANTQESGGYSPRPEDRPITKFEKRGETLGHGVWDLLFYRTN; via the coding sequence ATGACAGACCAGAAAGAACCGCAAGATCCCAAAGACGCCGCTGATTCGCCGGTCACCACCCGTCGTGGTGTGCGTAGCTTCGTTCTACGCCAGGGCCGGATGACGGAGGGCCAGAAAAAGGCGTTCGAGCGGAGCTGGCCGAAGTACGGCCTGACCCGTGAGGACGGAATGATTGATCCACGGGAGGTCTTTGGCCGCGACAACATGCTTAACCTGGAAATCGGTTTCGGCATGGGCCGGTCCCTGGCCGAAATGGCCGAGGCGGCTCCCGAGCAGGATTTTATCGGGGTTGAAGTTCATCAGCCCGGTGTTGGTGCACTGCTCAAGGAAATCGAGGATCGTGGTCTGGAAAACGTCCGGATTTACAGTATCGATGCCAACGATGTGATTGATCTCTGCCTGCCGGACGCCTGTCTGGATCGCATGATGGTGTTTTTCCCGGATCCCTGGCACAAGAAAAAGCATCACAAGCGCCGGTTGATCCAGCATGAGTTTGTCCAGCGGGTTCGTCACAAGCTCAGAGTGGGTGGAATCCTGCACCTGGCGACGGACTGGGAGAACTACGCCGAGCACATGCTTGAGGTTATGAGCGAGTCAGAGGGTTTTGCCAACACCCAGGAATCCGGAGGCTATTCACCGCGCCCTGAGGACCGTCCCATTACCAAGTTCGAAAAGCGCGGTGAAACCCTTGGTCACGGTGTCTGGGACCTGTTGTTTTACCGCACCAACTGA
- a CDS encoding YifB family Mg chelatase-like AAA ATPase, protein MLAIVHSRAAIGVSAPAVTVEVHLSGGLPALSIVGLPETGVRESKERVRSALLNAGFEFPARRITINLAPADLPKEGGRFDLPIALGILAASGQIPVDSLSDCEFVGELSLDGALRPLKGVLPAVLAAREDGRALLAPHANSEEAALASQGDLLAAGHLLTVCEHLSDRARLVPVPGSPLEEAPDGNRDVPDLSDVRGQQVPRRTLEVAAAGGHNLLFFGPPGTGKSMLASRLPGILPGLDDAAAMEVASVHSVAGLPVRAGGWRQPPFRAPHHTASAVALVGGGSSPRPGEISLAHRGVLFLDELPEFERRVLEVLREPMETGEISISRAARQVNFPARFQVVGAMNPCPCGYSGHPTIECQCTPQQVTRYRSKISGPLLDRFDLHVEVPVQGGDILMRQGGDGETSATVRERVRAARSRQSERGYLNAALSGCELQAACRLDQQGERLLTGAMEKLGLSARALHRILRVARTLADLEGCEKLRQSHLVEALGYRQLDRQQGRNSVVSA, encoded by the coding sequence ATGCTTGCTATTGTTCATTCTCGCGCCGCCATTGGCGTGTCAGCGCCTGCCGTTACCGTTGAAGTCCATCTCTCGGGCGGCTTGCCCGCGCTCTCGATCGTGGGCTTGCCGGAAACCGGTGTAAGGGAGAGCAAAGAGCGCGTCCGAAGCGCGCTTCTTAATGCCGGTTTCGAATTTCCCGCCCGAAGAATTACCATCAATCTCGCCCCCGCTGATCTGCCAAAAGAGGGTGGTCGGTTCGATCTGCCCATCGCTCTGGGCATTCTGGCAGCGTCTGGGCAGATCCCGGTCGACAGCCTTTCCGATTGCGAATTCGTCGGCGAATTGTCCCTTGATGGTGCACTGCGCCCTCTGAAAGGTGTTCTGCCGGCCGTGTTGGCCGCACGGGAGGATGGTCGGGCCTTGCTGGCTCCCCACGCCAACTCCGAGGAAGCGGCACTGGCAAGCCAGGGTGATCTTCTGGCCGCCGGTCACCTGCTGACCGTGTGCGAACATCTGAGTGACCGTGCCCGTCTTGTGCCGGTGCCAGGGTCTCCCCTGGAGGAAGCGCCGGACGGCAACCGTGACGTGCCCGATCTGTCGGATGTCCGCGGCCAGCAGGTGCCGCGCCGAACGCTGGAGGTGGCTGCAGCGGGCGGTCACAATCTTTTGTTCTTCGGTCCCCCGGGAACCGGGAAGAGCATGCTCGCCAGTCGCCTGCCCGGAATCCTGCCCGGGCTTGATGATGCTGCAGCCATGGAAGTGGCGAGCGTGCATTCAGTGGCCGGGCTGCCGGTTCGGGCCGGGGGCTGGCGCCAGCCGCCTTTTCGAGCGCCTCATCATACCGCGTCAGCAGTTGCGCTGGTCGGCGGTGGCAGCAGCCCGAGGCCGGGGGAGATCTCCCTGGCGCACCGGGGCGTACTTTTCCTCGACGAGTTGCCGGAGTTTGAGCGGCGGGTGCTGGAAGTGCTCCGGGAACCGATGGAAACCGGGGAAATCTCGATCAGCCGGGCGGCGCGGCAGGTGAATTTTCCGGCGCGTTTTCAGGTCGTTGGCGCAATGAACCCGTGCCCCTGTGGCTACAGTGGTCATCCCACCATCGAGTGCCAGTGCACGCCGCAACAGGTTACCCGCTACCGGTCGAAGATCTCCGGGCCGTTGCTCGACAGGTTTGATCTGCACGTTGAGGTGCCGGTGCAGGGCGGCGACATACTGATGCGCCAGGGTGGGGATGGCGAGACCAGCGCCACGGTCCGGGAGCGTGTTCGGGCTGCCAGATCCCGTCAATCAGAGCGGGGTTACCTGAATGCCGCGCTGTCCGGGTGTGAATTGCAGGCTGCATGCCGACTGGACCAACAGGGTGAGCGACTGCTTACCGGTGCCATGGAGAAGCTGGGGCTTTCGGCCAGGGCGTTGCATCGTATTCTTCGGGTGGCCAGAACGCTGGCGGATCTGGAAGGCTGCGAGAAGCTGCGGCAAAGCCATCTGGTTGAAGCGCTGGGCTATCGGCAACTGGACCGACAACAGGGTCGCAACTCGGTGGTCTCCGCCTGA
- the rdgB gene encoding RdgB/HAM1 family non-canonical purine NTP pyrophosphatase, producing the protein MTNRLVIASNNKGKIGELTELLSPLGMTPVAQGDLGVGEAEEPAVTFVENAILKARHAARETGLSALADDSGLAVDALGGRPGVRSARFAGADATDQDNVNALLDAMADVPDGQRGAQFHCVLVYLRHADDPTPIICHGRWPGSILRSPKGDGGFGYDPVFLVPEHGCSAAELSRSEKGDISHRGRALKILLDQLKAEA; encoded by the coding sequence ATGACCAACCGACTTGTCATCGCCAGCAATAACAAAGGGAAAATCGGGGAGTTGACCGAACTGCTCTCGCCTCTGGGGATGACCCCGGTTGCCCAAGGAGATCTGGGCGTCGGTGAAGCCGAGGAGCCGGCGGTTACCTTTGTCGAGAACGCGATTCTCAAGGCTCGCCATGCCGCTCGGGAAACCGGGCTTTCAGCCCTGGCCGACGACAGCGGTCTGGCCGTGGATGCCTTGGGCGGGCGCCCCGGCGTCCGCTCCGCCCGCTTTGCCGGCGCGGATGCAACCGACCAGGACAACGTGAACGCACTGCTCGACGCCATGGCCGATGTTCCGGACGGGCAACGGGGAGCCCAGTTTCACTGTGTACTGGTATACCTGCGCCATGCCGACGACCCGACCCCGATCATCTGCCATGGCCGCTGGCCCGGCTCGATCCTCAGATCACCCAAGGGCGATGGTGGATTCGGCTATGACCCGGTATTCCTCGTACCCGAGCATGGCTGCAGCGCGGCTGAACTGTCCCGCTCCGAGAAGGGAGACATCAGCCACCGCGGAAGGGCCCTGAAAATTCTGCTGGATCAACTGAAGGCCGAGGCCTGA
- the metW gene encoding methionine biosynthesis protein MetW, whose translation MRPDLEIIQQWVQPGHHVLDLGCGDGTLLDFLHRERGASGFGLEINPDHITTCMGRGVAVIEQNLDTQGLGNFEDGSFDIVLMTQALQAVRRPDKVLDEMLRVGNEGIVTFPNFAHWRLRWGLTLSGRMPESEALPYKWYNTPNIRLCTFKDFEALCRQKGIRIKSRRVVDGQHQNSWLARLWPNLLGEIAIYRITRET comes from the coding sequence ATGAGACCGGATCTCGAAATCATCCAGCAGTGGGTTCAGCCCGGCCACCATGTTCTGGACCTGGGCTGTGGCGATGGCACTCTTCTTGATTTCCTCCATCGGGAACGGGGTGCCAGTGGCTTCGGCCTGGAGATTAACCCGGACCACATCACCACCTGCATGGGCCGTGGGGTGGCGGTTATCGAACAGAACCTGGACACTCAGGGGCTGGGGAACTTTGAGGACGGCAGTTTCGATATTGTTCTGATGACCCAGGCGCTTCAAGCGGTCCGGCGCCCCGACAAGGTACTCGATGAAATGCTGCGGGTTGGCAACGAAGGCATCGTGACTTTCCCGAACTTTGCCCACTGGCGGTTGCGCTGGGGACTGACTTTGAGCGGTCGTATGCCCGAATCCGAGGCACTGCCGTATAAATGGTATAACACGCCTAACATAAGGTTGTGCACCTTCAAGGATTTTGAGGCACTGTGCCGCCAGAAAGGCATCAGAATCAAAAGCCGTCGGGTGGTGGACGGCCAGCACCAGAACAGTTGGCTGGCCCGTCTGTGGCCGAATTTGTTGGGTGAAATTGCCATTTACCGAATCACACGGGAGACCTAG